One Coccinella septempunctata chromosome 1, icCocSept1.1, whole genome shotgun sequence DNA window includes the following coding sequences:
- the LOC123321962 gene encoding uncharacterized protein LOC123321962, whose protein sequence is MYHPDFSAYGRPAMFFDRRGNLVQPPVWHTPQFVQPPILHPRQQFHQNIPDEATISLHYNNVQQPNVYEVNGTTYYGTANSHMASASANKLHRRLLPEECENVKDEKRIRRHHNDTQRRHSSFYGKSTTLELQK, encoded by the exons ATGTATCATCCAGATTTTTCAGCGTACGGCAGGCCAGCTATGTTTTTCGATCGCAGAGGG aatttggTACAGCCACCAGTTTGGCACACACCCCAGTTTGTACAGCCACCGATCCTCCATCCCAGACAACAGTTTCATCAGAATATTCCTGATGAAGCTACCATCAGTCTTCATTACAATAATGTGCAGCAACCTAACGTCTATGAAGTGAACGGTACCACCTATTACGGAACTGCCAACAGTCATATGGCTTCAGCTTCGGCGAATAAGCTCCACAGAAGACTTTTGCCTGAAGAATGTGAAAATGTCAAGGATGAGAAAAGAATCAGGAGGCACCACAATGATACTCAACGTCGGCATTCAAGTTTTTACGGTAAGTCGACCACTCTggaattacaaaaataa
- the LOC123322838 gene encoding putative exonuclease GOR: MIRTRREKKQSDVSSPRCPQQQRPNKKKSKKPFPNVYKPIRSARDKRPSDCSETRTGAKERNNPPRVEAAVSPVFGLTEERLYNLLNQFTVAPDLFSNGFPQVDKVKNQVRLYKHCFGKPFRIPKRLAGIEEDFDRNSPTAVERTCVRCNDQFFVNEHGYLTKQQCFYHWGKISFCRHTCCENTPGSKGCTSSKHHVWNGTVAGINESLQGFVSTKRSKKAERKVFAVDCEMCYTLRGLELCRVTVLGFDGATVYDYFVQPEEEVVDYNTRFSGVTESDVYGPKSKTFQEVQSDLLNFIHEDTILIGHALDNDLRVLKLVHSKIVDTSLIFPHERGFPFRNSLKQLMLVHLNKAIQTSDHGHSPYEDALSCLELIKFKIQLYYAERRLTI, from the exons ATGATTAGAACCAGGAGGGAAA AAAAACAATCGGATGTTAGCTCACCGAGGTGTCCCCAGCAGCAGAGGCCAAACAAGAAGAAAAGTAAGAAGCCCTTCCCTAATGTGTACAAGCCGATTCGCTCGGCAAGGGACAAACGACCATCAGATTGTAGCGAAACCAGAACTGGTGCCAAGGAAAGGAATAACCCCCCTAGGGTGGAAGCCGCTGTTTCGCCAGTGTTCGGATTGACCGAAGAACGACTGTACAACCTCCTCAACCAGTTCACCGTAGCTCCGGATCTGTTTTCCAATGGTTTTCCACAGGTGGATAAGGTTAAGAACCAAGTCCGCCTGTACAAACACTGTTTCGGAAAACCTTTCAGGATCCCGAAGAGATTGGCTGGTATTGAGGAGGATTTTGATCGGAATTCACCGACCGCAGTTGAGAGGACCTGCGTTAGGTGTAACGATCAGTTCTTCGTCAACGAACACGGTTACTTGACGAAACAGCAGTGCTTTTACCACTGGGGGAAAATATCGTTCTGCCGCCATACATGTTGCGAAAACACTCCGGGATCCAAAGGTTGCACATCGTCAAAACACCACGTATGGAACGGTACAGTGGCCGGGATCAACGAGTCCCTGCAAGGTTTCGTGAGCACAAAACGTAGCAAAAAGGCAGAACGGAAGGTTTTCGCTGTAGACTGCGAAATGTGCTACACCTTGCGAGGCTTGGAACTTTGCAGGGTAACCGTTTTGGGTTTCGATGGTGCCACGGTGTACGATTATTTTGTGCAACCGGAGGAAGAAGTTGTGGACTACAACACTAGATTTTCCGGAGTGACGGAAAGTGATGTGTATGGCCCAAAGTCGAAAACATTCCAAGAAGTGCAGAGCGATTTATTGAACTTTATCCACGAGGACACCATTCTTATAGGACACGCGTTGGACAACGATTTGCGAGTGCTGAAACTGGTCCATTCTAAAATTGTGGACACGTCTCTCATTTTCCCTCACGAGCGCGGTTTTCCCTTCAGGAACTCCTTAAAACAGTTGATGTTAGTTCATCTGAATAAAGCAATTCAGACATCCGATCATGGACATAGTCCATATGAGGATGCTCTGAGTTGCTTGGAGCTGATAAAGTTTAAAATACAACTGTACTACGCTGAGAGACGTCTCACAATTTAA